One Festucalex cinctus isolate MCC-2025b chromosome 3, RoL_Fcin_1.0, whole genome shotgun sequence DNA window includes the following coding sequences:
- the LOC144015675 gene encoding tripartite motif-containing protein 14, protein MGGVLETPVKCPLCDELTRDSVALKCNHRFCQRCIRDLWSAHPDGPFCCPEWRCNTSYDTLPFDSIKLWPPNSSSPGMSAKDPTTLVSPLRRTSLASRLLRKRKASTPDPEQPDKKRLSTGERSSGSKTPINSPSDTAEEPPSVEATENGLNAEWDDQSGSYDGDEDDGSQECSQQLNPSENVELVDSDGSTDSDVYVALSTTTPYQDGQVSGDAAAGCRSFTSASTSLVSLSPVQNVSNSPILLPKNAAVASGSPSRISTFAQPESKNTGPVPCHYCTGRLIKQLAVKTCLVCGASMCAEHLRPHMESPVFQSHALVPPVVDISIWRCQEHQEINRIYCRQCAACVCTVCTVIGSHRDHVCISIRDAEQELRGNLKGDINELQRVEQQVKDQVTEFTQKEEALREVLNVTRAGIRQQYAAIAEVLQQEEQSVLKCVEEEESRVVGGLQEKLSLLRDSLRSIQGGLHTLETLVDAKGQNLIRDQAFIMEYRKVPQINMDTLHQLEALEKVNEARLECLQRWVEKRLNMVVTSEPRKDRELYTVFYGTIPIFNANTAHRKLLLSDNDRRVTYTDVQQASTNQDARFSCFPQVLAKHGLQGGRWYWEVDVPVDEGRWKVGVCEESMERKGQRDGSRLGFNASSWCLAYDRRKLEVLHNKTATPVTADGLRRVGVFLDHDGGMLTFFNATPGGSLASMHMYKHRFTGPLYPAVSVSKTQLAICDIFES, encoded by the exons ATGGGGGGAGTGTTGGAAACTCCAGTTAAGTGTCCTCTGTGTGACGAGCTAACGCGTGACTCTGTCGCCCTCAAATGTAACCACCGCTTCTGCCAACGATGTATCAGGGACCTGTGGAGTGCTCATCCCGACGGGCCGTTCTGTTGTCCGGAATGGAGGTGTAACACGAGCTACGACACGCTTCCGTTTGACAGCATCAAGTTATGGCCGCCGAACAGCAGCAGCCCTG GCATGTCCGCTAAAGACCCAACCACACTTGTCTCCCCACTGAGAAGGACCTCATTGGCCAGCCGACTCCTTCGGAAGAGAAAGGCCAGCACTCCTGACCCAGAGCAACCTGACAAAAAGCGACTATCGACAGGTGAAAGGTCATCTGGCAGCAAGACTCCTATAAATTCGCCGTCGGACACAGCTGAGGAACCCCCTAGTGTTGAGGCAACTGAGAATGGGCTGAATGCCGAGTGGGATGACCAATCAGGCTCATATGATGGTGATGAAGATGATGGGTCACAAGAATGCTCACAACAACTTAATCCATCTGAAAATGTGGAACTAGTTGACTCCGACGGCTCCACTGATTCTGATGTATATGTCGCCCTTTCTACCACAACACCCTACCAAGATGGCCAAGTGTCAGGGGACGCAGCTGCCGGTTGCCGTTCATTTACTTCAGCCTCCACTTCACTGGTATCACTTTCCCCTGTTCAGAATGTCAGCAACTCACCGATTCTGCTCCCAAAAAATGCCGCTGTCGCTTCAGGATCCCCAAGCAGGATTAGCACGTTTGCTCAGCCTGAGAGCAAAAATACAGGCCCTGTGCCATGCCATTATTGCACTGGAAGACTCATAAAGCAGTTGGCGGTGAAGACCTGCCTGGTGTGCGGGGCCTCCATGTGTGCCGAGCATCTGCGTCCCCACATGGAGTCCCCCGTGTTCCAAAGTCACGCACTGGTTCCACCCGTGGTGGACATTTCTATTTGGAGGTGCCAGGAGCACCAGGAGATCAACCGCATCTACTGCCGGCAGTGTGCCGCCTGCGTGTGCACAGTGTGCACCGTCATCGGCTCCCACCGTGATCACGTCTGCATCAGCATCAGGGATGCAGAGCAAGAGCTCAGG ggTAATCTGAAAGGGGATATTAATGAGTTGCAGAgggtggaacagcaagtgaaagACCAAGTGACTGAATTCACTCAGAAAGAAGAAGCCTTGAGA GAGGTTTTGAACGTAACGCGGGCAGGCATACGTCAGCAGTATGCAGCCATCGCGGAGGTGCTGCAGCAGGAAGAACAATCGGTGCTCAAATGtgtggaagaggaggagagcAGGGTGGTGGGCGGCCTGCAGGAGAAGCTCAGCCTGCTTCGAGACTCCCTGCGCTCCATCCAGGGAGGACTTCACACATTGGAGACATTGGTTGATGCCAAGGGGCAAAATCTCATCAGGGATCAAGCCTTCATTATG GAATACAGAAAAGTACCCCAAAT CAACATGGATACTCTACATCAGTTGGAAGCTTTGGAGAAAGTGAATGAAGCTCGGCTGGAATGTCTTCAGCGTTGGGTGGAGAAACGTCTGAACATGGTGGTCACCTCGGAGCCGAGGAAGGACCGAGAGCTCTACACCGTGTTCT ATGGCACCATCCCCATCTTTAATGCCAACACGGCCCATCGCAAGCTGCTGCTGTCCGATAACGACAGGAGGGTGACCTACACCGATGTTCAGCAGGCCTCCACCAATCAAGATGCTCGCTTCAGCTGCTTCCCGCAGGTGCTGGCCAAGCACGGCCTTCAAGGAGGTCGCtggtactgggaggtggacgtgcccgTGGACGAAGGCCGCTGGAAGGTGGGCGTCTGCGAGGAGAGCATGGAGAGGAAAGGTCAACGTGACGGCTCCCGTTTGGGCTTCAACGCATCCTCCTGGTGTCTGGCGTATGACAGGAGGAAGCTGGAAGTGCTGCACAACAAGACGGCGACGCCCGTGACTGCAGACGGGCTGCGGCGGGTAGGAGTGTTCCTTGATCATGATGGGGGAATGTTAACATTCTTCAATGCGACACCAGGGGGCAGTCTTGCTTCAATGCATATGTACAAGCACAGGTTTACTGGGCCCTTGTACCCTGCCGTGTCTGTGTCCAAAACCCAGCTGGCCATCTGCGATATTTTTGAGTCTTAA